The Paenibacillus tianjinensis genome has a window encoding:
- a CDS encoding VOC family protein, whose product MIQGFGGIFWRTKNLEAITKWYSEVLQIEIGDWNGTVIQPQPGNETIFSFFTENDNYFPTEQQVMLNFQVNNLNETLKHLEQIGVPLAKQKEESEYGTFIWIEDPDGRLIELWEK is encoded by the coding sequence ATGATACAAGGTTTTGGAGGCATATTTTGGAGAACGAAGAATTTGGAAGCAATAACAAAATGGTACAGCGAAGTGCTGCAGATTGAGATAGGAGATTGGAATGGGACAGTGATCCAACCCCAACCAGGAAATGAGACGATCTTTTCTTTTTTCACCGAGAATGACAATTACTTTCCAACAGAACAACAGGTGATGCTAAACTTCCAGGTAAATAATCTGAACGAGACCCTTAAGCATCTTGAACAGATTGGTGTACCTCTTGCCAAGCAAAAAGAGGAAAGTGAATATGGAACGTTTATTTGGATTGAAGATCCTGACGGCCGGCTGATTGAGCTTTGGGAGAAGTAA
- a CDS encoding LutC/YkgG family protein, translating to MTVLRNYHTSGNNKESFLNTIASKLGRERRHEVRLPDIQSLLPDSYGSLTQDDLIDILKEQCFFIHTQVIESKPEILQRTLDDLIEASGGGSVMISGDPRFAAYGLMFPGSFVWEEAAGREQNIMRAESADTAVIFADYALAESGTIVVESRPDQGRSLHFLPAHYIAVIEKQRIVPRSTQAAAALNRRVLTGEPLGSSINLISGPSNSADIEMKLVVGVHGPLSATYVLI from the coding sequence ATGACAGTATTACGAAATTATCATACATCAGGGAATAATAAGGAATCCTTTCTCAATACGATTGCCTCCAAGCTGGGACGGGAACGCAGACACGAGGTCCGGCTGCCGGATATTCAGAGTTTGCTGCCGGACAGCTATGGAAGTCTAACTCAAGACGATCTGATAGATATCTTAAAGGAGCAATGCTTTTTTATACACACTCAGGTCATTGAGTCGAAGCCGGAGATTCTGCAGAGGACACTCGATGATCTGATTGAAGCCAGTGGCGGAGGAAGCGTAATGATTTCCGGCGATCCCCGGTTTGCCGCTTACGGACTTATGTTCCCGGGTTCATTCGTCTGGGAGGAAGCTGCAGGAAGAGAGCAGAATATTATGCGGGCTGAATCGGCGGACACGGCGGTTATTTTCGCTGATTATGCTCTTGCCGAATCAGGGACAATTGTTGTGGAAAGCCGGCCGGATCAGGGACGATCCCTTCACTTTCTGCCTGCCCATTATATTGCGGTAATTGAAAAGCAGCGGATCGTGCCTCGCTCCACACAGGCAGCAGCAGCCTTGAACCGGCGGGTTCTGACCGGCGAACCGCTGGGCTCATCGATAAATCTCATCTCGGGCCCGTCTAATTCTGCTGATATTGAGATGAAGCTTGTTGTCGGGGTGCATGGACCTTTGAGCGCCACTTATGTGCTTATATAG